In the Leguminivora glycinivorella isolate SPB_JAAS2020 chromosome 14, LegGlyc_1.1, whole genome shotgun sequence genome, one interval contains:
- the LOC125233531 gene encoding sucrose-6-phosphate hydrolase-like, translating into MVLDKVLWLFAFVTLVYCKAARQIEQDIQSVEAYIDSKKGDINQRYRLRYHIAAPVGWINDPNGFTYYKNEFHLFYQYYPYDSVWGPMHWGHVASRDLVHWKYLPTALVPEKEQCFSGSAVVDGDTMILMYTGHVNLDTEPWANETQYIAYSDDGITFHKYEGNPVISSAPNGSPDFRDPKAWKYGDHYYVVIGSKTDDKRGQVLLYRSTDMKNWEYLNVIAESKGDSYMYECPDLFELDGKFVLLMSPQGMEPQGDRYKNLHQTGYIIGSFSYDTFEFVPEVDFQEIDFGHDFYAAQTTEAYGARVLVAWFNMWEQPRPEAEDGWAGAMTLVRELRLVGDRLTMRPLDAMTLLRDEIEMVGILPPQQKLHLGKASELIVSGDLKEKIELQLEGSAGGEKAWLRWEPDTGKVVVDRGSGDIRQVEWSPSSTESWRIFLDVSSIELFCGEGEVVFSSRLFPEGEWIVTNTSPQILHATAYSLAWSVPL; encoded by the coding sequence ATGGTGCTCGATAAAGTACTCTGGCTATTTGCTTTTGTGACCTTGGTTTATTGTAAAGCTGCAAGGCAAATAGAGCAAGATATTCAAAGTGTAGAAGCTTACATAGACAGCAAAAAAGGAGATATCAACCAACGGTACAGACTGCGTTACCACATCGCTGCACCGGTTGGATGGATTAACGACCCCAATGGATTCACGTATTACAAAAATGAAtttcatcttttttatcaatattatcCATACGATTCTGTGTGGGGCCCCATGCATTGGGGACATGTTGCCAGCCGAGATCTAGTACATTGGAAATATTTGCCGACAGCGTTAGTACCAGAAAAAGAACAATGTTTCTCCGGTAGTGCTGTGGTAGATGGAGACACCATGATCCTAATGTATACTGGACATGTTAATTTAGATACTGAACCGTGGGCCAACGAAACTCAGTATATAGCATACAGTGACGATGGTATAACATTTCACAAGTACGAAGGAAATCCTGTCATATCATCTGCTCCCAACGGATCGCCTGACTTCAGGGATCCGAAGGCCTGGAAGTACGGCGATCATTATTATGTAGTCATCGGCAGCAAAACTGACGATAAACGAGGACAAGTATTGTTGTACAGGTCAACGGATATGAAAAACTGGGAGTATTTGAATGTTATAGCAGAATCCAAGGGTGACAGCTATATGTACGAGTGTCCTGATCTCTTCGAGTTAGATGGGAAGTTTGTTCTACTGATGTCTCCGCAAGGCATGGAACCGCAAGGCGACAGGTACAAGAATCTTCATCAGACCGGATACATCATTGGGAGTTTCAGTTATGATACGTTCGAATTTGTCCCCGAAGTAGATTTTCAAGAAATCGACTTCGGACACGATTTTTATGCAGCGCAGACGACGGAAGCTTACGGCGCAAGAGTCTTAGTAGCTTGGTTTAACATGTGGGAGCAACCTCGGCCCGAAGCGGAAGACGGTTGGGCGGGTGCTATGACGTTGGTTAGAGAATTGAGGCTCGTCGGTGACCGGCTTACTATGAGACCTTTGGACGCCATGACTCTTCTGAGGGATGAGATAGAAATGGTTGGGATTCTCCCACCTCAACAGAAATTGCATTTAGGAAAAGCATCAGAACTAATCGTTTCGGGTGATTTGAAAGAGAAAATTGAATTACAACTTGAAGGTTCAGCGGGTGGTGAAAAGGCTTGGCTACGGTGGGAGCCTGACACTGGTAAAGTAGTAGTAGATAGAGGTTCAGGTGATATTCGGCAAGTAGAGTGGTCGCCGTCCAGCACGGAGAGTTGGAGGATATTCCTGGATGTGAGCTCTATAGAGCTGTTCTGCGGAGAAGGAGAGGTGGTGTTCAGCAGCCGGCTGTTCCCTGAGGGCGAGTGGATAGTTACTAACACTAGCCCCCAAATCCTTCATGCCACGGCCTATTCATTGGCCTGGAGCGTTCCTTTGTGA